The following are from one region of the Stanieria cyanosphaera PCC 7437 genome:
- a CDS encoding non-ribosomal peptide synthetase yields the protein MNQLDNNLLTSHNYFSVVQLLRQQSRKQPNADAFIFLEDGENQETKVTYQELDLHSRRIAAYLQRMGLTGERALLLYPSGLDYLAAFFGCLYAGVIAVPAYPPQNQRNTPRIQAIVADSQAAISAQPRREAIALTTKTLVPKMESWLGNLKWLATDDLVTKIEAHWQELDLDRDTIAFLQYTSGSTGTPKGVMVSHGNLLHNAAMTYRWMGHSPKSKFVSWLPIYHDMGLIGGILQPLYGGFPCVLMSPTSFLQRPYRWLQAISKYQGTTSGAPNFAYELCLRKISSEQRSCLDLSSWQVAFNGAEPIRHETLKEFAATFAECGFREEAFYPCYGMAEATLLVAGRRQGEKEKRGNLSKAIDKLALAENRIVEVFEENRNSKTLVGCGTSIPGQKIVIVNPDTLTLCENNCVGEIWVTGDSVAKGYWNRLEETEEVFHAKTHRCKEEADFLRNNDTSIEQHHFLRTGDLGFLDDSGELFVTGRLKDLIIIRGRNLYPQDIELTAQRSHDALRLDSNAAFTVEIDNDEKLLIVQELEFRAKPNLEEVITAIRQTVTETHEIEVYGVVLIKPGSIPKTSSGKIQRRTTRNKFLEGRLDTVASSVLETQEWVDAENNLIKKELLQLSPQELLTQYLQSKVAQVLKRLPQDINLDHSLTSLGLDSLKVFELKNQIEADLEVTIAIANLFSGCTTRSLSNKILAQLKTNSSKGSSSLQRVTTSNNIHPVSFAQARLWFLDRLKSGNPAYNISFAVQIEGKLEVQALENSLNQVIARHEILRTSFATSEGKPVQVIHPALTVTLSVVDGEKFDCFPSESIGQKDIDLNLITTQEHQQPFDLTQIPLLRLKLLRLASEKHLLLLTMHHIIADGLSAEVFMTEVAQHYQRLSVPELPIQYKDFVYWQQQSFQEQKLIDYWKQKLKDAPPLLQLPTDRPRPPVQSYQGKSQAWELPASLTQQLQNLAQQEKVTLFMLLLAGFKTLLYRYTGQEDLLVGSPIANRNHEKLKELIGFFVNTLVLRSNLAGNPSFLDLLSQIRQVALEAYAHQDLPFDKLVEVLQPERDLSYTPLFQVMFAWQNAPQLPTIPDLTFSEFKVDPRIAQFDLSVSIENTAEKLIATFEYNTDLFDDATINRMISHYQNLLTGIVVHPQAKLSDIPLLSNQERQQLLIDWNPTLVDYSQDVSIQQLFETQVKQNPDAVAVVFGNQKLTYQQLNNQANQLAHYLQEIGVKPEVLVGVYLECSLKVFIAILGIIKAGGVYLPLDPEYPTERIAWMLQDASPAVILSQEYLRKKIPTRSAKVICLDSEWNNISQKSSENLEIRITSENAVYTIYTSGSTGKPKGVVCTYGGLVNTYLAWQKANLLPDSNNSCFLQMASFSFDVFTGDLIKALCSGAKLVICPKELLLEPKKLYQLMLQEKVNCADFVPAVLMNLVNYLEQTKQSLDFIKLLIVGSDSWYVQDYQRVKKLCGLNTKLINAYGVSEATIDSTYFEAKQLNLSSDRIVSIGRPFPNTLVYLLDHNLQPVPIGVWGEIYLGGVSLARGYLNNSELTKKKFIPNPFTVTSRDVPWNVCTPVISISSSAPLHPCILTPILYKTGDKARYLPDGNIEFLERVDNQIKIRGFRIEITEIEAFINKYQDIKQAVVIVDNQDSNNKTLVAYLVLQQPETDKLTEELIQKLRTYLKEHLPDYMIPTKWQLLKELPLTVNGKTDRKFLKTIKIEDNLQITSTTNLPRNQQEQIIAEIWQEILQRENIDVNDNFFDVGGHSLLLAQVQEKLESSFQINLTITDLFKYPSISSLANYLNQRENNSFTITNRNNSEQFINRIDKQKNALARRKQVRRKSK from the coding sequence TTACTTATCAAGAGTTAGATCTGCATAGTCGACGAATTGCTGCTTATCTGCAAAGAATGGGATTAACAGGAGAAAGAGCTTTATTACTTTATCCTTCAGGGTTAGATTATTTAGCAGCTTTTTTTGGTTGTTTATATGCAGGAGTAATTGCTGTTCCTGCTTATCCACCACAAAACCAAAGAAATACGCCTCGTATACAAGCTATTGTAGCAGATTCTCAAGCTGCGATCTCGGCGCAGCCGAGGCGCGAAGCGATCGCTTTAACAACTAAGACACTTGTACCTAAAATGGAGTCTTGGTTAGGAAATTTAAAATGGCTGGCAACAGACGATTTAGTTACAAAAATTGAAGCTCATTGGCAAGAATTAGATTTAGATCGAGATACAATTGCTTTTTTACAATATACATCAGGTTCGACAGGTACACCAAAAGGAGTAATGGTAAGTCATGGTAATTTACTGCACAATGCAGCAATGACTTATCGTTGGATGGGACATTCACCAAAGAGTAAGTTTGTTTCTTGGCTACCGATTTATCATGACATGGGATTGATTGGTGGGATTTTGCAACCTTTGTATGGTGGTTTTCCCTGTGTTTTGATGTCGCCTACTTCTTTTTTACAACGTCCCTATCGTTGGTTACAAGCTATTTCTAAATATCAAGGAACTACAAGTGGTGCGCCCAATTTTGCTTATGAATTGTGTCTTAGAAAGATTAGTAGCGAACAACGTTCCTGTTTAGATTTAAGTAGTTGGCAAGTAGCATTTAATGGTGCAGAACCGATTCGTCATGAGACTTTAAAGGAATTTGCTGCAACTTTTGCTGAATGTGGCTTTCGTGAGGAAGCTTTTTATCCTTGTTATGGCATGGCGGAAGCAACTCTGTTGGTTGCTGGAAGAAGGCAAGGGGAAAAGGAGAAAAGGGGAAATCTTAGTAAAGCTATAGATAAGTTGGCTTTGGCTGAAAATCGCATTGTGGAAGTCTTTGAGGAAAATAGAAATAGTAAAACTTTAGTTGGTTGTGGTACAAGTATTCCTGGGCAAAAAATTGTAATTGTTAATCCTGACACTTTGACTCTTTGTGAAAACAACTGTGTTGGGGAGATTTGGGTTACTGGGGATAGTGTTGCTAAGGGTTATTGGAATCGTTTAGAAGAGACTGAAGAAGTATTTCACGCAAAGACGCACAGATGTAAAGAGGAGGCTGATTTTCTCCGCAATAATGATACATCCATTGAGCAACATCATTTTCTACGCACTGGTGATTTGGGTTTTCTGGATGATTCGGGAGAGTTGTTTGTTACTGGTAGACTGAAAGATTTAATTATTATCAGGGGGCGTAATCTTTATCCGCAAGATATTGAATTAACTGCGCAGAGAAGTCATGATGCTTTACGTTTGGATAGTAATGCAGCTTTTACGGTAGAGATAGACAATGATGAGAAATTATTAATTGTACAAGAGTTAGAGTTTCGCGCTAAACCTAATCTAGAAGAAGTAATTACAGCTATTCGGCAAACTGTAACTGAAACCCATGAGATAGAAGTTTATGGTGTGGTTTTAATTAAACCTGGTTCGATTCCCAAAACTTCAAGTGGAAAAATTCAACGTCGAACAACTAGAAACAAGTTTTTAGAGGGTAGATTAGATACGGTTGCTAGTAGTGTTTTAGAAACTCAGGAATGGGTTGATGCAGAGAATAATTTAATTAAAAAAGAACTTTTACAACTGTCTCCCCAAGAACTTTTAACCCAATATCTGCAATCAAAAGTTGCTCAGGTACTTAAAAGATTGCCTCAAGACATTAATTTAGATCATTCTTTAACTTCTTTAGGACTTGATTCTTTAAAAGTCTTTGAATTAAAAAATCAGATCGAAGCTGACTTAGAAGTAACAATTGCGATCGCGAATTTGTTTTCTGGATGCACAACGCGATCGCTTTCTAATAAGATATTAGCTCAATTAAAAACAAATAGTTCTAAAGGATCGAGTTCTCTTCAACGAGTTACTACTAGTAATAATATTCATCCAGTTTCTTTTGCTCAAGCTAGACTTTGGTTTTTAGATCGTCTTAAATCTGGTAATCCTGCCTATAATATCTCGTTTGCGGTGCAGATTGAAGGCAAACTGGAAGTTCAGGCTTTAGAAAACTCTCTTAATCAGGTTATTGCTAGACACGAAATACTGAGAACTTCTTTTGCTACATCAGAAGGGAAACCAGTACAAGTAATTCATCCTGCTTTGACAGTCACTTTGTCAGTAGTTGACGGGGAGAAATTTGATTGTTTTCCATCTGAAAGTATTGGGCAAAAAGATATTGATCTTAATTTAATTACAACACAAGAACATCAACAGCCTTTCGATCTCACTCAAATACCTCTGTTACGACTGAAATTATTAAGGCTTGCTTCAGAAAAACATCTTTTACTGTTGACGATGCACCATATTATTGCTGATGGTTTGTCAGCAGAAGTCTTCATGACAGAAGTTGCTCAACATTATCAGAGATTATCTGTACCAGAATTACCAATCCAGTATAAAGACTTTGTTTATTGGCAACAGCAATCATTTCAAGAACAGAAATTAATTGATTATTGGAAGCAAAAACTTAAAGATGCACCGCCTCTATTACAACTACCTACAGATCGACCAAGACCACCAGTACAAAGTTATCAAGGTAAAAGTCAAGCTTGGGAATTACCAGCAAGTTTAACACAACAGTTACAAAATCTTGCTCAACAGGAAAAGGTTACTCTATTTATGTTGTTGCTAGCAGGATTTAAAACTTTACTTTATCGATATACTGGACAAGAAGATTTGCTTGTTGGTTCACCAATAGCTAATCGTAACCATGAAAAATTAAAAGAATTAATCGGCTTTTTTGTCAATACTCTAGTACTGCGGAGTAATTTAGCAGGAAATCCCAGTTTCTTAGACTTATTATCTCAGATTCGTCAGGTAGCATTAGAAGCTTACGCCCATCAAGATTTACCTTTCGATAAATTAGTAGAAGTATTACAACCAGAAAGAGATTTAAGCTATACACCTTTGTTTCAGGTGATGTTTGCTTGGCAAAATGCACCTCAGTTACCAACAATTCCCGATTTAACTTTTAGTGAATTTAAAGTCGATCCTCGAATAGCACAATTCGATCTCAGTGTATCAATTGAAAATACAGCAGAAAAATTAATTGCTACCTTTGAATACAATACGGATTTATTTGATGATGCAACTATTAACAGGATGATAAGTCATTATCAAAATTTGTTAACAGGAATTGTTGTTCATCCTCAAGCCAAATTATCAGACATACCTTTATTATCGAACCAAGAAAGACAGCAATTACTAATTGATTGGAATCCAACTCTAGTTGACTATTCACAAGATGTTTCGATTCAACAACTTTTTGAGACACAGGTAAAGCAAAATCCTGATGCTGTAGCAGTAGTTTTTGGCAACCAAAAATTAACCTATCAACAGTTAAATAATCAGGCAAATCAACTAGCTCATTATCTACAAGAAATTGGGGTAAAACCAGAAGTATTAGTTGGGGTTTATTTAGAATGTTCTTTAAAAGTTTTTATTGCTATTTTAGGAATTATTAAAGCAGGTGGTGTTTATCTTCCTCTCGATCCCGAATATCCTACCGAAAGAATCGCTTGGATGTTACAAGATGCTTCTCCAGCAGTTATTTTGTCGCAAGAATATCTCAGAAAAAAAATACCAACTCGTTCAGCTAAAGTTATTTGTTTAGATTCTGAATGGAACAATATTAGTCAGAAAAGTTCAGAAAATTTAGAGATTCGGATTACATCGGAAAATGCAGTTTATACAATTTATACTTCAGGTTCAACAGGTAAACCAAAAGGCGTAGTTTGTACCTATGGTGGTTTAGTTAATACTTATTTAGCGTGGCAAAAAGCTAACTTGTTACCTGATAGTAATAACAGTTGTTTTTTACAAATGGCGAGTTTCTCCTTTGATGTTTTTACAGGAGATTTAATTAAAGCCTTATGTTCGGGAGCGAAATTAGTAATTTGTCCTAAAGAGTTGCTCTTAGAACCGAAAAAACTTTATCAATTAATGCTCCAAGAAAAAGTTAACTGTGCTGATTTTGTCCCAGCCGTCTTGATGAATTTAGTTAATTATTTAGAGCAAACCAAGCAAAGTTTAGATTTCATAAAATTGTTGATAGTTGGTTCTGATAGTTGGTACGTCCAAGACTATCAAAGAGTTAAAAAATTATGTGGTTTAAATACTAAATTAATTAATGCCTATGGTGTTAGTGAAGCGACTATTGATAGTACTTATTTTGAAGCTAAACAATTAAACTTATCAAGCGATCGCATTGTTTCTATTGGTCGTCCTTTTCCTAATACCCTAGTTTATTTATTAGATCATAATTTACAACCAGTTCCCATTGGAGTTTGGGGTGAAATTTATCTCGGTGGTGTTAGTTTAGCTAGAGGATATTTAAATAATTCTGAATTAACCAAAAAGAAATTCATTCCTAACCCTTTTACAGTAACCAGTAGAGACGTTCCATGGAACGTCTGTACACCAGTTATCAGTATTAGCTCTTCTGCACCTTTACACCCCTGCATCCTGACACCAATACTGTACAAAACTGGAGATAAAGCCCGATATCTACCTGATGGTAATATTGAATTTTTAGAGAGAGTTGATAATCAGATTAAGATTCGAGGTTTTCGGATTGAAATAACTGAAATTGAAGCATTTATAAATAAATATCAAGATATTAAACAAGCTGTAGTTATTGTTGACAATCAAGACTCAAATAATAAAACTTTGGTAGCTTATCTAGTTCTACAACAACCAGAAACAGATAAATTAACAGAAGAATTAATTCAAAAATTAAGAACTTATTTAAAAGAACATTTACCCGATTACATGATTCCTACTAAATGGCAATTATTGAAAGAATTACCTTTAACTGTCAATGGTAAAACTGATCGAAAATTTTTAAAAACAATTAAGATCGAGGACAATTTACAAATTACCTCTACTACAAATTTACCTCGTAATCAACAAGAGCAAATAATCGCCGAAATTTGGCAAGAAATACTTCAGAGAGAAAACATTGATGTTAATGATAACTTTTTTGATGTAGGTGGTCATTCTTTACTTTTAGCTCAAGTACAAGAAAAACTAGAAAGTTCTTTCCAAATAAATTTAACTATTACGGATTTATTTAAATATCCCAGTATTAGTTCTTTAGCTAATTATTTAAATCAAAGAGAAAATAATTCTTTCACAATAACTAACCGCAATAATTCTGAGCAATTTATTAATCGCATTGACAAACAAAAAAATGCGCTCGCTCGTAGAAAGCAAGTAAGGAGGAAAAGTAAATAA